From the Harpia harpyja isolate bHarHar1 chromosome 22, bHarHar1 primary haplotype, whole genome shotgun sequence genome, the window TGCTGCAGGTCTTCAGAAGTGCCTCTCTCTGTCCACTGCCCGTGCAGCAAAGCTGAGGCAATCAGAATGCTCCTTTCGTCCCTTCCAGGGCTCAGACGCCTAAAATTTCATTGAGGTAATAATGTCTCAGTGAGGTATCCAAAGTAGATGGATGAGATTCCAGCCCGAATACTCGAGGCTTCATAGTTAAagattgcaagaaaaaaacccaaagtatcAATAAGAAGTAAAGATGATGACTATTGAAAACCAAGGAATTATCAATTAAAACTAGGGTGTATTATAAGACACCATCTGAAACGAGTCAAAGACCTACAGccttttgttaatattttcatttctcttccgTGCCCCATCAGCCTTTAAAAAAACGATTTAACATAGGGTTGAAACAAATTTTCCTCATCCTTTCTGTGAAGCCGTACTCATGAAACATGGAgggttgaaaataattttaacaccTCGAGAAAAAGTAGTGGGACCAATAAGACCATCGTGTTAACCCATTGGTTGTGCCCCGTTTAGCCTGATTCTTTGGATAGCGTTGTCTGAAACAAGACAGAGGACTATTTATTTCCATAGCTTGAATACACATCGATTGATTTTATTACACTAGAAAACGGGAGAAAGCATGGTATTATATTCATACACAGATTGTGTAAATACACGGTAGGCAAGTTTCACTGCTTAACGTTGCAAAGGGCTTTCATTAACGCTGTAGTTCTGAGAAAAAGATGTAAAGCAACACAAAGGAGTCAAGATGTGATTTTTACTAAGTTGGAAGAATAATTCACCTTTACTAAATGTCAGtgtttcttctttcatgtctttttaTGTGATGCTCTTTCCACCACTCCATGCAGGGTTGAGAACATACATTAAGAATGAATCCTTCATTGATGTGACTTCATGATGTTCTGTTTATTATTTGTGTTTGCATAATTCCATGtgctaataaaaaataattcaccaGAGATACATAAAATTAAACGGCTGGTTTTGTGCCGGAGCAACTACATGCTATGCTCTTACTTTACGCATTTTTCTGACAGAAGAGGGAAAGTCAGTTCTGCTGAGCAATCTGATCTGACATTGAAAAAGTATATTgttaattggttttttttctggaaagtatggtttggggtttttttaaaggggaggaggagattACATTTCGAACGCACTTCCAGAACTCTGTACGGCTCCCCATCATCCTCAAAGACGAAATGTTGTTACCTAAGGATTTGAAATTGAACGTCTAGGTCAATGTCCCCTCTTGTGAGACGGCtgttggtattttttgttttgtgttgacACTGAGGCTCACCCGCGTTGGTGAAGCACCGCCAGTTCTGCGAATGAAAACCACGGACGCGAGGGCTCGGCGCTGTTGTTCCCTGCAGCCGAAACCAGCCACCCGCCGTGGGAACCGGTAGGTAGGACGCGCTCCTCTGTCCCGAGCACTCGGCGTCTTACAAGTAAGGCTGAGGATTTGGAACTGGCAGCGCCAAACTTTCGGGATAAACCACGTCACGCGCTAGGTATCCCTGTACAGAACGCCGGCATAATGTTGAGGCTCCCGACGTAGGACGGCATTTGGAGAAATCGGCGTCTGCGGCTGCCAGAGCCGCGACCCCCAGAGCAGCAGGCTTGAGGGACGCCTGCGGTGACAGGGGCCGTGCCCAGAGCGAGCCGTGCCCGTGGGATTCAGCCGCGGCAGCAGCCCCTCACCGGTGCCAGCGAGAGGGCAAGCCGCGGGGCAGCTCAGCGAGCGCTTCCAGCCGCGGGGCTTCGGGCGGGAGCCGTCTGCCTCGTCCCCGCCTAGACACCCCCGGCCGCTCGCAGCTGCCGCAGACCTGGCGGCAGGTCACCGCACCCGGCACCCGCCGGCCCGGCACGCcgcctcccgctcccgccgctgaGTCACGCCGCCGCGGAGCGGATCGGATCGCATCGCACCGCCGCTCCCctcggcccccccacccccgccccaaGCTCTCCGGGCGCCCCGGCGGGGGCCGAGCCGCCGGCCCCTCGctgccgccggccggccggccggtcGGTCggtccgcccgccgccgccgccccttccctccccgcgcCGGCCGCGGCGCGGCCCTTCCCCCGCCGCACATGCCCAGAAGGGCGGGAGCCGCGGCGCGCCCGGGCGCTGCCGTGACAGCGGCGGCGCTTTCCCTTCCGCTGGCTGGGGGCCGCCCCGCTTCCCCCCctcgcccggcccggcccggcctcggCGGCGGAGAGCCACCGCGCCACGTCCAGGCCGGCCGCTCGCCCGGTTCCTTCCCCGCCTCGCCCCGAGCCAGCCgccgcggggcgggaggcggccaTGTCGCTATTGTCTGCGCTGGTGCCCTTGCTCCGGGTCTACCGCATCGGCCTCCTCGTCATCCTGCACCAGctgcgccgccgcctccgcccgcgcTGCCCCCCGGCCCCAGGTGAGCACCGCAGCCGCAGCcggcgccgcggggcggggcgggacggggcggggggcggcagcccccgccgccgagAGGGGGAAAGTTTGCCGCGGCCGCCCAGCAcccgccgcggggagggcggcggggccgagaCCTGGCGGCCCGGccgggacgggccgggccgggccgggccagccgCAGCGGCGGGTCGCCCGGGCAGCGCCGCTTCCCCCGCAGCGGGACGGGCGCTGAGGcaccgcggcggccccggcccgggcccgggcgccgccgccgccgccgggctcctcccccgctccccccccccctccgccggccgggccgggccgggccgggccgggcccacCGCGCCGCCTGAGGGCAGCggcccggggcggaggggggggtggggtgccGCGGCTGGCGGGGAGCCcttccccgcccccgccgcgccgggctccGCCTTcgctgccgccggcgggcggcgggccccGGCCCCTGCCGCCCCGTCCGGcccccgggccgcggccgccccggacgcggggcggggcggggggccgggcccggggacGGGCGCTGGCTGCACGCCGGCCTGACTGCGGCCTCGGGAGGCGGCGTGGGGGCTCCGCGGGCCGGGGGTCCCCGCTTCTCCTCCGCCTCTTCCTCGCCTTCTGACGGTCTCGCCTCAGAGCCGCGCGGGCGCAGCCTCCCTCAGCCCAGGTAGGTGCTCGGaaggcgggcagcggcgggcagcctcccccgccgggccgggcgctcccgccgccgcctcccgccgtgcccccgccccgccaccggccccgccggccgctgcCTCCGCCCGCCGGGGCGGCTGGGACCGCCGGGCGGGGAGCCTCCctgccccggccgccccgggAGGGGGACGTAGCCGCGCTCCGAAAGCTTGGTCTGCGCTCCCGGCTGTCACTCGCTGACAGCCTTTCGGCTGACGAGTGAGCCGCACTGGCGGTTTGCTCCCAGGGACTCCAGTTTAGGGGTTTGTTGGAGGAGTTACGTCCTCGCACTTTTCCGATTTGGGTCAGCGGCATGTTTAAGGCTGACTGGAGGAAACTTTGAGTTTGCCAGAAAAGAAAGATCCGAATTTCCTCTTTCCTCACATCGCTCTTGAAGACTTTAAAATGCTCCCGAGTTTAAGAACTTACAGCAAACTACGAGTCCGGACGGACGCGTTAGGGTATCGTCACAGCCTAGCGTACAACTGCGTGCAAGTCGGCACCTTTTAACTTTCTCTGCTTAGCAGCAAGTGAGCCTTTGTGGTTCTGTCGATAGTTTTAACCAGaggaacagttaaaaaaaaaaaaaaaaaagtattgagaGGGCATAGTGTTTTGGTAAGTAGATGAGGCAGATAAGGAAATTGTTTCAGAGAATATCTGAAGCACTGGGGAGGAGACGGGGACACGTACACCGTACAGTAGGAGCGTATTTGTGCATTTCATCACACGTGGGTTCCTTGGGTAGCTTTTTGTCTACTTTTTATTCATTCCCGATACTCCTGCAGTGGGCTGGGATTGTCCTTTCTCATTCtcaaaagacagagagaaaacccccaaacaaacgaGCGAGAGAACCCTGGTGACAAAAAGGGCAGATGTGTGTACAGTTTGAAGTCATCTGAGCATTTTTCTAGCGTTAGTTTTTCTTGGCAGAGCAAAGCTGGGTATTGTGCCTAGGGTGTGTAACACTTTCCAAATCTTTTTTCGAACCAAAGAGAAACAGCATGACGAAAATGTGACCTGAGCGTTTTGTTGCCATCCGTTCTTagctcctattaaaaaaaaaaaaaaaaaaaaagtgttgcattTAGAAACGCAGGAGGAAGGCAGTGAAGATCCAACCTGGGAAATGTCAGCTGCCTGAGTAGGACCGGGGCAGATGTGGCAGATGTGGAAAGTTTTCTTCCAGCCCTGACTCGGGGCGGTTTCTTCCAAGGACAAGTAGTTTCCTCCTCAGATAGCTGTTTGTGCGTAGTTGCCTCTTGGCAGTTACCTGCTGCCTTGCTTCGACTCGCTGTGTCCAGCCACTGCTTAAAAAAGTGAATCAGCTTGTCGACAGGAACTTTTTTACCCAGATTAGCCTCGTTTCCATAATAACTTCAAAATAGTGACTGCAGTGCAACAAAAAGCGAAAGTATTGGTTAGAACATGCTTAATTAAAGCTTGGATCAGTAAAATACACTTGCTGTAAGACAACGCCAAGTAACTTTTCCAGACGGTAATCTAGAAAGGTGTGtatgtttaaaattttctatATCTTTTCAAGGGGGTGTCCGTAACTCTCACAAGTATTGTCAGGGTGCCTTCCCGGGGAGAGCCTGGAGGGGGGAAGcggggctgggaagggcagggcagggcggcaGCCAGCCATGCCTCCGATCCCGTCTCCTTGGCCCCCGCTCCCCCGTCAGAGTTCCCACTCTTCCTGCGGCAGCGGCGCAGCCCTTCTGTGGAAGATTTAAAACAGAGGGATGCCCTGTGGCTCGTCCTTGAGCTCTGTGGGTGAGCGAAGGGGTCTGGTGCCAGTGCAGCCCTTCTGCCTCCAAATTTTCCaagaaaagcttgctttcttgcaCTTGCTGGGAAGAAGTGTTCAGGATTTCAATCCAAGTAAACcaaattagttttgtttttcttttctttttcattacctTAACTTAGTCAGAGTTGCATGCTCTTGGCACATGTGCTTTCGCATGGCTTTTAAAACTGGCCATCTGTTCTGTCACATCCTACTGGGGTTCATCTAGTTTTTATAGATGGGATTCAAGACAGTTTTTTGGGGAAAGAGGGTAGTTTGAGCTCTGAAATCTAGATTCAGTGCAAAAACTTGGTAATTGTTTTGAGTTGCACACTGAAAAGATAGTAATATTTGCTATTGCAGTGAgcgtcccccccttccccctaaTACCGAGTAGGGAAATTGGTCTGAAATTCTGATCCTGAAGCTCAGGGAAGGGAAATACAGTGCTGGGAGATTAAACGGGGTGCAGGCAGTGATTGCTTCGCTAACTAAAATCAGTGTGCAGAAGTAAAGGGGGACTTACATTTAACTTACGTTAAAACATTTTTCCAAGTACTAATTGCATAAGTGGTATAACTGCTTATAGGTAGTGTAAGCTGCGTTAGAGTTCAGTGGTCTAAACAATTAATAGTTTCATTAGAAATTACTgcttgggtggtttttttttttgttttttttttttacagtgcttaATCTCAATtaattgggggggaaaaaaaaaaagccctgcatgACTAAAGTTCTTGAtataaacagcttttgaaaaacaaaaatttaatcAGTGGATTGATAAAAGACAAACTAATATTGTTACACCAGGATATTAACACTGGAAATGTGGTCACTGGAAGTCATCCTACTAATAACAAAAATGGttcatataataataataataatagtcatCTCTTTTGgtactttaaaagcttttcaaggAGTTTACTTGGCATCTTCCTCCTGCATTTTCTCTTCTACTGTACACGTTTCATTGAAATTTGGTAGGGGAAGGCTAGATGCTGAACATTTTGTAGTTTTGAAGTCTTTGTAGTTAAATTTGGTACCTGTGGCGTGTAGAAAACTGGCTCTGAAGAAGGTGGTAATGTGGCTGAAGTTCAGAAGACCTTAAAGATGACTCCAGTTCTTCTTAAAAGTGATTGAAATTTCAGACATGTTTTTAATTTGCCCCAATTTCTAGTTATTCAGTATTATAATTTGTATCGAGTTTCTTTACAATTAATCGTGAAATATTAATTTGGGAACATGCATCTCTTAATTTTGATTCATGTGTTGAGGGCTTTTACTTTATGAGTAAAGCATAATGATAGACCGAGCACTTCCTGCTCAAAGCTGTACGAGCTCCAGGTTGTAAAACATCCAGAGGTGCGTAGAGAAGCAACCAGGTAGGAAGGATTGACGGCAGGCAAAAATAAAGTTGCATCTAACCATCCCTCTCCTCCACGCACGCACCTGAGAGAGTTGTTCAGGTCGTTTCAGGTTTTATGGTTGCCCCTGCGCCGAACGAGGCAGGGGTTGTGTTGTGCGACAGCGATACCTGCCGTGTAATTGGGGAGGGAGCCATCGCTGTGTGTGCACAAGGGGGCAGAGCTAAGGTTGCAGGGTGGCTGCACGCCCCGCGTTTCCTCACATCCCCATGCCCGGTTTCACAATCTGAGCGACTCTCGTACGGGTTTTGAACCGATTTTCTTCGCCACTGGGGAAACCGAGCCCTGCCTGGTGCAAGGGTAGCACCGCTGCCCTCCGCAACGCACGTCATTGCTGGCGTTCCCGTATTTTGGCCCGAGCCCTGCCCTGGCGGGGGGAGTCCTGGGTTTGGGTTAGGAGAGTGAGAGGGGTCTGAGAGGGGCGAGGAGGGAGAGCGGGGATGAGGTGCTAGGGCCAGAAACCTGgggccttcctcctcctgtggcAGCCGAGTCCGCCGCGAGGCCAGCAGAGCGCGGATCCTGTCCGCGGGCTCTTCAAAGCCTCGGCCCCGGTgctggctggtggtggtgggcagCCGCGTGGAGGAGGCGAGGACAACGGCAGCTTCTCCGAAGGTGCGCTCTGTTTCAGTGTGGGTGGGAATtcaagggagaaaggaagaggcaCATCTGTAGCCCGAAGGCTTCTGTGTGTGGAAGGGTTTTCAGCAAACCAAAGCGGCACTAGTTTTTTTAATCGTGGAAAGGTCGGCAAGCTAAAAGAGCATTTCCATCAGCTGCCCTTGTAACAAGCTGCGGCACTTCCCAAAGGCAGTGAGGTGCTTCGTTCCCAGTGGATTTCATTCTGCAAGGTGCTGGTGTCTTCAGTTTGGCTCGGAGTTGAAGCTGCTCTAGTTTTTGCCAAGCCTAGGCTATGAACACTGTTtcactgaaagaggaaaatttgccttttcttgcagaaaaatgagaggtgtggggtttgttttgttttgttttttttttttcatagtgcCGGTTATGCTGTGTAACACTTGAGGAGAGGCAGGGATGATTAGCAGTTTATATTCGAGCTATTATGACAGCTGAAGTGTGGTTTACAGCATTATAATAAAGGCTGTGTTATGCTGGCATATCCTTAACTGTGGCAATGTTACTCTGTGCCACTATCGCCAAGTGCCAGATCCATCTCAAAACGATGGCAAAGCTGTAATGTACATAAGAATGAAGGGTGGGGTGAGTCTGTAACACTCCATCTACAATAACTTGTATTTTATCAGTCTGTGATGAACTTTTTATGATCCAAGGTGTGTCatactaattttaaatattaaagacGCATCAACTCTTTTATTACAGTACCTTCCTCCTTGCTTTCAGGAACTGCCATGTAACTGCAAAGGAAACTGTAAGATTTAATGAAATACCGGGAGCCTCCTATACTTCCTCGAGACACCGTGTCATGGATTGAAGTGGAGGGATCTAGAAGCAATAATACTACCTACTGATACGACGTATCTTGTTAGTGCACACAGTCTGATGCTATGGCAGGGTTACATCATTACACGTTACACCACTTTGTCTTTCAAAATCATCAGTTTTTGTGGGATTGCATACCTTGGTGCTGTTGATATGCACATCTTTGGAATTAGGCAGCACTACCATATTGAATCAATAGTTTATCCTGGCAACTTAAACGGCACTGAATGAATCACAGTAGAGGGCATGCTAGTAGTCAGGACCTTGCccccccagaaaaaaacaaaacaggtctACACCCAGAAGTAAATCTTCAGAACAAATCCAATAAAATGCTTGCCCTGCATCTCTCATTCTGCTTCTAAACCAACAGCTGCGTTTAAAGAAATATGTTTAGTCTTGGTAAACCTGTCTTTGGTTTTTTCATTGAAGACATTCAGAAAGTGCTGCAAAATACCAGCTATagttcagaaggaaaacatcttttcttGGGAATGTTCATCAACAGCAAAAAGCACACCAGAGAAGCTTgcacacatacttttttttttttttttttttttgaatagtCACTTGCAGCAATATGAAAAAGTCAGATTGTTTCTTCCTCCCCCAACCAGCCAGTTTTACCACCCGGGGATTTCTGGGCTTGGGTGCAGGTGCAGCTCCTGACGAGCAGAGAAGGAGCAATGCTGTTGCTTTCAGGctggctgcagggatgctcctgatgtttctctcctgctctcttcCCCTGGATTTTTGTGGAGGAGGTCGCATCCGCGTTTCACTGATGGCTTCCTTCTCCCCGGTCCTGGCCAGGCCCCTGGCGAAGGGCTTGTTGCTGTCACGGTGGCTCGGCTGGCGATGTGGAAGAAACAGAGACGCGTCAGCGTGCAGTCACGCTGTGCTGTGGCTTGGCTTTTTGGTGTCGCAAAATCAGCTCCGGCGGGTGCCGGCTGCTGGCACTGTGCACAGAGATGCTGTAGGCCTCAAGCAGTACTTGCATGTAACTGTTTGCACAAGAAGTGTTTTCCTGTCCAGATACTGAGGTACAGATTGCCAAGTCTTGCCTTATCGCCATGCTCATCTCTAGATTGTCACCCCCTCCTGACTTCTGTAGCCTTTTGAAGAAActactgcaaaattattttccagctgATGTGGATAATAACATTTATTAGTGCTTCCCTGTCTGCTTTTCCTGTGATTATAATGCACTGTTATTCCAGGAACCACGATTGTGAAGTAGTAGTTCAGGAGATGGCTTTGATTTCAGAAAgagaaggacaggaaaggtgtCAGACGCGTATTGTTGATCTGCGTGTAGGTTCAaactccttttccttttatttcagtcaGAAAACATCTTTACATTTCAGAGGAGCAGATTAATGCCATAATTTGCAtcacagattttttaattttttttttaaagcaaatgctgGAGCAGTTAGATTGAGCTAACAaaacttctttcaaaataaacaataaaaccTTTGCTCCTTCAGTATCAGGTTTCAATCTAAATAAATGTTAACAGTGAAGTTCAGTAACTCTTAGGCAAGAGGATGTTGCTGTAGCCCTAACTATAACTTAAGAGGCAGGAAAATGCTATAGCAGATGACCGGTTTGTTTGACAGTAATGTTCAGCTCTGTGGTGGTGGTTATGCTTTCTCTACCCAGAATTATGTAATTCCAGAAACAAGATTTACTCAGGTCTTCTAGCTCAGTTTCATGGCAGAATGTGATATATCAAAAccctttttaatttttgacaTTCCGATGGGCTTCTTGTAGGTCACACTTCCTGCAAATCTCATCTTTAAATTTGCAAATGTAATTAGTAAGGTAGGTTTCTTGATACGTTCGCAGAAACGCTGATTTCACATAGTTAAGAGTGGTCAAACTTGTGCTTTCTCATTGTATCTTTATCTTACTGCCTTTATCAGGTACTCATTAATGAGTGAAGGATCAAAAGGTGGGACGGTGGCCAAGAAGCAATGGAGAATAAAAGTTTAGAAGGTTCCCCATCAGACCTAAAGTTAGTGGCTCACCCGCGAGCAAAGAGTAAAGTGTGGAAGTACTTTGGGTTTGATACCAATGCAGAAGGATGCATATTACAGTGGAAGAAGATCTACTGCCGTATTTGCATGGCACAGATTGCCTATTCAGGAAACACGTCCAACCTTTCCTACCACCTTGAGAAAAATCACCCTGATGAATTCTGCGAATTTGTGAAAAGTAACACTGAGCAAATGAGGGAAGCCTTTGCCACCGCCTTTTCAAAAATCAAGCCGGAGTCGTCGCAGCAGGTTGTTCAAGATAGCCTCATCATGAAGACCTACCAGAACTACGAAAACAAAAAGCATCAGGAACTGACGTCTGCAGTCATCAGCTTAATTTGCGAGGGCATGTATCCGGCCTCTATCGTGGATGAACCCACCTTCAAGGCCCTCTTGAGAACTGCGGACCCCAGGTATGAACTTCCGAGCCGGAAATACTTCTGTACAAAAGCTATTCCTGAAAAGTACAATGCCATTAGAGAAATAGTGCTGAAAGAGCTCACCGAGGTCCTGTGGTGTGGCATCTCCACGGACATGTGGAGGAGCGAAAACCAGAACAGGTCGTACGTAACCGTCGCAGTTCACTTTCTCAGCAGCAGTCCTGCCAACTGCCTGGCTGTGAACTCGCGGTGTTTAAAAACGTTTGAAGTACCGGAGGATAATACTGCAGAGACTATTACGCGAGTCCTTTATGAAACGTTCATTGAGTGGGGGATCAATACAAAAGTCTTTGGTGCTACAACAGATTACAGTAAAGACATTGTGAAAGCTTGCTCTCTCCTAGATATTCCCGTACAGATGCCTTGTTTGGGGCACACTTTTAACGCAGGAATACAACAAGCTTTTCAGCTCCCCAAACTCTGCAGCCTTCTTGCCAGGTGCCGAAAACTGGTGGAGTATTTTCAGCAGTCTACGGTCGCGATGTACATGCTGAGcgagaagcagaagcagcagaacattCTCCACTGCATGCTGGTGAGCGACCGTGTTTCCTGGTGGGGAAGCACGCTTGCCATGCTGCAGCGCCTCAAGGAGCAGCAGTTTGTCATTGCGGCTGTTCTTGTGGAGGACAGCAACAACCACCACCTCATGCTGGAAGCCAGCGAGTGGAATACAATCGAAGGGCTGgtggagctgctgcagcctttcaAGCAGGTTGCGGAGATGATGTCTGCTTCAAAGTACCCGACGATAAGTATGGTGAAGCCTCTTCTCCATATGCTTCTGAATACTACGCTGAACATCAAAGAGAATGATTTGAAAGAAATCAGCATGGCAAAGGAGGTGATTGCTAAAGAGTTGTCAACCACCTACCAGCACACGCCTGAGATAGACATGTTTCTCAACGTTGCAACTTTCTTGGATCCGCGCTACAAAAAACTGCCTTTTCTTTCAGCCTTTGAGCGGCAGCAGGTTGAAAACAGAGTGGTGGAAGAAGCAAAAAGCCTGCtggagaaagtgaaagaaaatacctTTAGGACTGAAgagaaattcttcactgtttcGGAAGAGCCCCctgtgaaaaaaatcatcatctcCTCTACTCCTCCTCCTACCAGTGTCATCAACAACATGCTCGCAGAGATCTTTTGCCAGACGGGAGGCGTGGAAGACCAGGAGGAATGGCACGCTCAGATCGTTGAGGAGTTGAGCAACTTCAAGTCACAAAAGGTCCTCGGTTTGAACGAAGACCCGCTGAAGTGGTGGTCTGACAGACTAGCGCTGTTTCCAGTTTTACCAAAGGTTCTTCAAAAATACTGGTGTATTCTGGCCACAAGGGTCTTCCCTGAACGCCTTTTTGGTTCTTCTGCTAACGTTGTAAGTGCAAAGAGAAACCGGTTAGCCCCGGCTCACGTGGATGAGCAGATCTTTTTGTACGAAAACAGTCGGAACGGGTCCGAGGCAGAACCggaggatgaagatgaaggaGAGTGGGGTTTGGAACAGGaacagatttttaatttaaatgactCGGTAAATGTAAACAACAATTTCTTTAATATCCGAGACAGTGGGTTTGTTTAACAGGACTGCTGCGGTACatttaataacaaagaaaaaaggtatttgtcTTAATTTaccaaaaatacttctgttttatGCTACGAATGCTGTAAATATTGAACAGTTGTAACAAACTTGATTTAGCTTCCATTGTCTATGTTTCTCCCACTGTCTTAAAACATGAATGACTTGTGATTAAACAGCACTGAAATGAATGAGGAAATAAATTCTGCAAAGACCGTGATTTCTGACTGTGGCCCAGATTGCAGAAAGCGCTTATCCATGTGCCTCCTTTCCACTTGCTTCAGTGGGAGACAAACACATGCTTATGTGCTTTctatcataaaaatattttcctgaattaGGAACCTAAGCAAGGGAGTTTTTAAGGTTTATGCCTCTGTTTGTAAATCCTGTGTGACTCAGGATGTTAGCTTTAaattttggattttaaaacatttttaaaatccatAAATCTGAGCAGTGAATATTTTTAGAGTATATCGATGCTATGGAATGAAAAAAGATCTTGagcctgattttctttttcactacctCATGTCTTAGGCCTGGTCTATGCTAGAAAAGTTCAGCTGGTATAATTCTGTCAATTAGGGGACTgatgtattattattttaactgatACTGTGCTGGCATAGGCCATAGTGTGGATGCACTTATACTGGGAtaagttattttcctttccagtgcGGTGTAAATGGTATAAACACTTCTAAACTGGTATTGCTGTGTCCACATTAGTCTGGTTTTACCATTTAACTGCAGCAGCTAAatggcaaaacttttttttttttttttttgtgtctagGCAAGCCCTGATTGTAGTCTCTTGTGCTTTTACAAAGGGTAACGAAGTGTGTGGGGTCGAGGCGGCGTTGTGTTACCTTCGCTTTGTGCCAACTTTATGGCTGATGCCCCGTGGCGCGAAGCAAGCAAGGCATGAGGCCCCTCGgcggcagagggagggagggagggaaggagggagggacggAGAGGGCGGGGAGACATGTACGGGCCGCGGGTCTAACACTCTGTCTATGTTATAAAATCCTTAACCTCTTAATTTAAATGGGGACTTCGCCCAGGGTAGCTAGAAAATTTTGttggcaagaaaagcaaaataaaaagctttaatattatgtaaatatatttaaaagaaggGGACCCCTCCATTTCCCCACATGTATTTAGTGAGTCTTTAAGATTGTTTCTTATTACGTTAGCACttaataactcttttttttttttctcctgtctctttttTGATTCAGTTTGTAGAGTGGACTTTAGTCCCGTCCAGTCTAATGTTTGAGTACTGTTTCTGATTAGTTGTTGTGTATTGTAATTGCTCCCTTTGTGTCTCTATGCCTAAGCGTTTTAAGCCCTTTGGAGAACTtggcaaacaagaaaaaaagaaagaaaaaaccaaccccaaaccctgaaaTACTGCAGGTCATAAACAAGATTAGAGTTCATGCTTGGCACAGAGTGGGATGGCAGCCAGCATTTTTCCTTGAGGTGCACAGGAGGATTCTTGGCATTGTCCAGTTACAGTCAAGGTTtgcttggggttttatttttgttactggtGTCTTGCCCCCCACCTTGGCTTTAGTCTACGACTGTGTCAAGCACAATCTTTCTGGAGAGGGGTCTGTTGAAGACTGGCCGTTACTGTTCTGGAGGAAgaaagttgggttttttcatcACGGTGGTACCACAGATGTTTGGTCATAGAAAGGGCCCAGCCAGGAGGAACATACAAAAATGGGAATTGCGATGGAACTGAATCTATTGCCAAATTGCTTGTTTATGTTTTAGTTT encodes:
- the ZBED1 gene encoding E3 SUMO-protein ligase ZBED1, producing the protein MENKSLEGSPSDLKLVAHPRAKSKVWKYFGFDTNAEGCILQWKKIYCRICMAQIAYSGNTSNLSYHLEKNHPDEFCEFVKSNTEQMREAFATAFSKIKPESSQQVVQDSLIMKTYQNYENKKHQELTSAVISLICEGMYPASIVDEPTFKALLRTADPRYELPSRKYFCTKAIPEKYNAIREIVLKELTEVLWCGISTDMWRSENQNRSYVTVAVHFLSSSPANCLAVNSRCLKTFEVPEDNTAETITRVLYETFIEWGINTKVFGATTDYSKDIVKACSLLDIPVQMPCLGHTFNAGIQQAFQLPKLCSLLARCRKLVEYFQQSTVAMYMLSEKQKQQNILHCMLVSDRVSWWGSTLAMLQRLKEQQFVIAAVLVEDSNNHHLMLEASEWNTIEGLVELLQPFKQVAEMMSASKYPTISMVKPLLHMLLNTTLNIKENDLKEISMAKEVIAKELSTTYQHTPEIDMFLNVATFLDPRYKKLPFLSAFERQQVENRVVEEAKSLLEKVKENTFRTEEKFFTVSEEPPVKKIIISSTPPPTSVINNMLAEIFCQTGGVEDQEEWHAQIVEELSNFKSQKVLGLNEDPLKWWSDRLALFPVLPKVLQKYWCILATRVFPERLFGSSANVVSAKRNRLAPAHVDEQIFLYENSRNGSEAEPEDEDEGEWGLEQEQIFNLNDSVNVNNNFFNIRDSGFV